Proteins found in one Strix aluco isolate bStrAlu1 chromosome 29, bStrAlu1.hap1, whole genome shotgun sequence genomic segment:
- the POLRMT gene encoding DNA-directed RNA polymerase, mitochondrial isoform X1, with protein sequence MALLRLRAALLGPARLRGTGIPWSVLRNYSSASAKEKERRSAICERTELLEVLKARVKQLQASNIPEVMVNKVELAPLVNDKYQDPLWKGGAPSPAEEQPAPRERGESPAQPSGWVEKLKKEVCTRQLKVESKLAIAASQLAVEGQAKAKTKAKAKAKGKTKAKAKANKSVKKPKAKVDAASIWGPTGSRSVCAHRKPRVAAVKEGAKAQRPWRAPEEKESNHRKILQQTVQSSLECFLFLQQPEEAETFLLMYHNSRSKRRLLNVDAYNIVMRSWARKGCLQRVHQLFSMLVSAGLQPSLDSYAAALECMGRSQVPAKAIQRCVKQLKNDGFVVDELFQKCLFEEDEKEKVLRAIRIVQPKYQLPPPPRPKICKSSLLRAFYSRKTTMPYPKLDFSVQELQERFQQQLEMELDNTVTIESVESTKPLTPQAIKARELLATLRSQWHDSILRALQKSKHNMSKLPMASGYNILYPYLCLLPDEEYVAIMMQVLNTLSPQGESLAVLARDLGSKVYNRYVTQRKLRSRQLEKVQEVYKGYIGLLARDSRPHEYLPREYWEKLVVEAGFGPSLNLKDCSWPYVILMRLGMHLLELLVQAVRVPRNILNPRLEPRLIPVLYHIYSFRSTWQVGLIKPHPIFSQLVSNAAETTLTFNSSVIPMLCPPVPWTSPHFGAFVLNDTKLMRFVDGAVQHQLLLEQCPPVNLHPVLDALNQLGNCAWKINQPVLDIIISIFNDKGNEKLDIPPPVSEAPRPPAAPGNSATGNKSHKQELLLCKKKAAEMHSLRMDALYKLSIANYVRDKVFWFPHNMDFRGRTYPCPPYFNHLGNDVTRAILLFAEGRPLGPKGLDWLKIHLINLTGLKKKNALRERLEYANEIMEEILDSADRPLTGRKWWMNTDEPWQALACCMEIAKASRSPDPAAYVSHFPVHQDGSCNGLQHYAALGRDLIGAVSVNLMPCGVPQDVYSAVAQQVEEFRKKDAEQGVKVAQVLQGFISRKVVKQTVMTVVYGVTRYGGRLQMEKRLKEIEFPEEYLWEASHYLVKQVFNGIKEMFSATRDIQNWLTESAKLIAQSGQTVEWVTPLGLPIVQPYYRSKPTVLNCSMQTLTVKTFNGNQKPDTVKQKNAFPPNFIHSLDSTHMMLTALHCLRQGLTFVSVHDCYWTHALTVDVMNQICRQQFVALHSEKILQDLSKFMVEKYCSPDREMRALWQSKLMEQLSNVPKTGTFNLKRVMNSTYFFS encoded by the exons TGCTGAAAGCTCGAGTGAAGCAGCTCCAAGCCAGTAACATCCCGGAGGTGATGGTCAACAAAGTGGAGCTGGCCCCACTGGTGAATGACAAGTACCAGGACCCGCTGTGGAAAGGGGGGGCTCCCAGCCCCGCGGAGGAGCAGCCCGCTCCCAGGGAAAGGGGtgagagcccagcccagcccagcggcTGGGTCGAGAAGTTGAAGAAGGAGGTGTGCACCCGGCAGCTGAAGGTGGAGAGCAAGTTAGCCATCGCTGCCTCCCAGCTGGCTGTGGAGGGCCAGGCCAAGGCCAAGACCAAGGCCAAAGCCAAAGCAAAGGGCAAGACAAAGGCCAAAGCTAAAGCCAATAAGAGCGTGAAGAAGCCAAAGGCTAAAGTGGATGCTGCCAGCATCTGGGGCCCCACTGGGTCCCGCAGCGTCTGTGCCCACAGGAAGCCCCGGGTGGCAGCGGTGAAGGAGGGAGCAAAGGCGCAGAGGCCTTGGAGGGCGCCGGAGGAGAAGGAGAGCAACCACCGCAAGATCCTGCAGCAGACGGTCCAGTCCAGCCTGGAATGCTTCCTGTTCTTGCAGCAGCCGGAGGAGGCTGAGACGTTCCTTCTCATGTACCACAACTCCCGTTCGAAGAGGCGCCTTTTGAACGTCGACGCCTACAACATCGTGATGCGCAGCTGGGCGAGGAAG GGCTGCTTGCAGCGCGTCCACCAGCTGTTTTCCATGCTGGTGTCCGCCGGCCTCCAGCCCAGCCTGGACTCGTACGCGGCGGCGCTGGAGTGCATGGGCCGGAGCCAGGTGCCCGCCAAAGCCATCCAGAG ATGTGTGAAGCAGCTGAAGAACGATGGCTTCGTTGTGGACGAGCTCTTCCAAAAGTGCCTGTttgaggaagatgagaaggaGAAGGTGCTGAGAGCCATCAGGATCGTCCAGCCCAAGTACCAGCTGCCCCCTCCACCCCGCCCCAAGATCTGCAAGTCTTCTCTGCTCCGGGCCTTCTACTCCAGA AAGACGACGATGCCGTACCCCAAGCTGGATTTCTCTGTGCAGGAGTTGCAGGAGcgctttcagcagcagctggagatggaGCTGGACAACACCGTAACCATCGAGTCGGTGGAGTCAACCAAACCTCTGACCCCGCAAGCCATTAAAGCG CGCGAGCTGCTGGCCACCCTTCGATCCCAGTGGCATGACTCCATCCTCCGGGCCCTGCAGAAGTCGAAGCACAACATGTCCAAGCTCCCGATGGCATCGGGGTACAACATTCTCTACCCCTACCTGTGCCTGCTGCCGGACGAGGAGTACGTGGCCATCATGATGCAG GTCCTCAACACCCTCTCTCCACAAGGAGAGTCCCTGGCTGTCCTGGCCCGGGACCTGGGCTCCAAAGTCTACAACCGATACGTCACCCAGAGGAAGCTGCGCAGCCGCCAGCTGGAGAAGGTGCAGGAGGTCTACAAGGGCTACATCGGTCTGCTGGCCAGGGACAGCCGG CCCCACGAGTACTTGCCGCGGGAATACTGGGAGAAGCTGGTGGTGGAAGCCGGCTTTGGGCCTTCCCTGAAcctgaaggactgcagctggCCGTACGTGATCCTCATGCGCCTGGGCATGCacctgctggagctgctggtgcagGCTGTCAGGGTGCCCAGGAACATCCTCAATCCCCGCCTGGAGCCCCGGCTCATCCCTGTCCTCTACCACATCTACTCCTTCCGCAGCACCTGGCAG GTCGGGCTGATAAAGCCCCATCCCATCTTCTCCCAGCTTGTGTCGAACGCTGCAGAGACCACGCTGACCTTTAACTCCTCTGTCATACCGATGCTGTGCCCGCCGGTGCCCTGGACCTCCCCCCATTTTGGTGCCTTTGTCCTGAATGACACCAAGCTGATGCGCTTTGTGGACGGGGCCGtccagcaccagctgctcctgGAGCAGTGTCCTCCGGTCAACCTCCACCCCGTGCTCGATGCCCTCAACCAGCTGGGCAACTGCGCCTGGAAGATCAACCAGCCTGTGCTGGATATCATCATCTCCATCTTCAACGACAAAGGCAACGAGAAGCTGGACATCCCGCCCCCTGTCTCGGAGGCCCccaggcctcctgctgctcccGGCAATTCCGCCACCGGCAACAAGTCCCacaagcaggagctgctgctgtgcaagAAGAAGGCGGCTGAAATGCACAGCTTGCGCATGGACgcgctctacaagctctccatcGCCAACTACGTCAGGGACAAGGTGTTCTGGTTTCCCCACAACATGGACTTCCGAGGCAGGACTTACCCTTGCCCACCTTATTTCAACCACCTCGGTAACGACGTCACCCGGGCCATCCTGCTTTTCGCAGAGGGAAGGCCGCTGGGGCCCAAGGGCCTTGACTGGCTGAAGATCCACCTCATCAACCTCACGGGGCTGAAGAAGAAGAACGCCTTGAGGGAGCGGCTGGAGTACGCCAACGAAATCATGGAGGAGATCCTGGATTCGGCCGACCGCCCGCTGACG GGCAGGAAGTGGTGGATGAACACCGACGAGCCCTGGCAAGCCTTGGCCTGCTGTATGGAAATCGCCAAAGCCTCGAGGTCCCCGGATCCAGCAGCCTACGTCTCTCACTTCCCAGTTCACCAG GACGGCTCTTGCAATGGTCTGCAGCACTACGCGGCGCTCGGCCGGGACCTTATTGGCGCCGTGTCCGTCAACCTGATGCCCTGCGGCGTCCCCCAGGATGTCTACAGCGCGGTGGCCCAGCAG GTGGAGGAGTTTCGGAAGAAGGATGCTGAGCAGGGGGTGAAGGTGGCCCAGGTGCTGCAGGGCTTCATCAGCCGCAAGGTGGTGAAGCAGACGGTGATGACGGTGGTGTACGGCGTCACGCGCTACGGCGGGCGGCTGCAGATGGAGAAGCGTCTCAAGGAGATCGAGTTCCCTGAG gaATACTTGTGGGAAGCATCTCACTACCTGGTAAAGCAGGTGTTCAACGGCATCAAGGAGATGTTCTCAGCGACTCGAGACATCCAG AACTGGCTGACGGAGAGCGCCAAGCTCATCGCCCAGTCGGGACAGACGGTGGAGTGGGTCACGCCGCTGGGTCTCCCCATCGTGCAGCCCTACTACCGCTCCAAGCCCACTGTG CTGAATTGCAGTATGCAGACCTTGACTGTGAAAACCTTCAATGGCAACCA GAAGCCCGACACGGTGAAGCAGAAGAACGCCTTCCCACCCAACTTCATCCACTCCCTGGACTCCACGCACATGATGCTCACGGCTCTGCACTGCCTCAG ACAGGGTCTGACCTTCGTCTCGGTCCACGATTGCTACTGGACTCACGCGCTCACCGTGGATGTCATGAACCAG ATCTGTCGGCAGCAATTCGTGGCTCTGCACAGCGAGAAGATCCTGCAGGATCTGTCCAAGTTCATGGTGGAGAAGTACTGCAG CCCTGACAGAGAGATGAGAGCCCTCTGGCAGAgtaaactgatggagcagctgtCGAATGTCCCCAAGACAG
- the POLRMT gene encoding DNA-directed RNA polymerase, mitochondrial isoform X2, giving the protein MALLRLRAALLGPARLRGTGIPWSVLRNYSSASAKEKERRSAICERTELLEVLKARVKQLQASNIPEVMVNKVELAPLVNDKYQDPLWKGGAPSPAEEQPAPRERGESPAQPSGWVEKLKKEVCTRQLKVESKLAIAASQLAVEGQAKAKTKAKAKAKGKTKAKAKANKSVKKPKAKVDAASIWGPTGSRSVCAHRKPRVAAVKEGAKAQRPWRAPEEKESNHRKILQQTVQSSLECFLFLQQPEEAETFLLMYHNSRSKRRLLNVDAYNIVMRSWARKGCLQRVHQLFSMLVSAGLQPSLDSYAAALECMGRSQVPAKAIQRCVKQLKNDGFVVDELFQKCLFEEDEKEKVLRAIRIVQPKYQLPPPPRPKICKSSLLRAFYSRTTMPYPKLDFSVQELQERFQQQLEMELDNTVTIESVESTKPLTPQAIKARELLATLRSQWHDSILRALQKSKHNMSKLPMASGYNILYPYLCLLPDEEYVAIMMQVLNTLSPQGESLAVLARDLGSKVYNRYVTQRKLRSRQLEKVQEVYKGYIGLLARDSRPHEYLPREYWEKLVVEAGFGPSLNLKDCSWPYVILMRLGMHLLELLVQAVRVPRNILNPRLEPRLIPVLYHIYSFRSTWQVGLIKPHPIFSQLVSNAAETTLTFNSSVIPMLCPPVPWTSPHFGAFVLNDTKLMRFVDGAVQHQLLLEQCPPVNLHPVLDALNQLGNCAWKINQPVLDIIISIFNDKGNEKLDIPPPVSEAPRPPAAPGNSATGNKSHKQELLLCKKKAAEMHSLRMDALYKLSIANYVRDKVFWFPHNMDFRGRTYPCPPYFNHLGNDVTRAILLFAEGRPLGPKGLDWLKIHLINLTGLKKKNALRERLEYANEIMEEILDSADRPLTGRKWWMNTDEPWQALACCMEIAKASRSPDPAAYVSHFPVHQDGSCNGLQHYAALGRDLIGAVSVNLMPCGVPQDVYSAVAQQVEEFRKKDAEQGVKVAQVLQGFISRKVVKQTVMTVVYGVTRYGGRLQMEKRLKEIEFPEEYLWEASHYLVKQVFNGIKEMFSATRDIQNWLTESAKLIAQSGQTVEWVTPLGLPIVQPYYRSKPTVLNCSMQTLTVKTFNGNQKPDTVKQKNAFPPNFIHSLDSTHMMLTALHCLRQGLTFVSVHDCYWTHALTVDVMNQICRQQFVALHSEKILQDLSKFMVEKYCSPDREMRALWQSKLMEQLSNVPKTGTFNLKRVMNSTYFFS; this is encoded by the exons TGCTGAAAGCTCGAGTGAAGCAGCTCCAAGCCAGTAACATCCCGGAGGTGATGGTCAACAAAGTGGAGCTGGCCCCACTGGTGAATGACAAGTACCAGGACCCGCTGTGGAAAGGGGGGGCTCCCAGCCCCGCGGAGGAGCAGCCCGCTCCCAGGGAAAGGGGtgagagcccagcccagcccagcggcTGGGTCGAGAAGTTGAAGAAGGAGGTGTGCACCCGGCAGCTGAAGGTGGAGAGCAAGTTAGCCATCGCTGCCTCCCAGCTGGCTGTGGAGGGCCAGGCCAAGGCCAAGACCAAGGCCAAAGCCAAAGCAAAGGGCAAGACAAAGGCCAAAGCTAAAGCCAATAAGAGCGTGAAGAAGCCAAAGGCTAAAGTGGATGCTGCCAGCATCTGGGGCCCCACTGGGTCCCGCAGCGTCTGTGCCCACAGGAAGCCCCGGGTGGCAGCGGTGAAGGAGGGAGCAAAGGCGCAGAGGCCTTGGAGGGCGCCGGAGGAGAAGGAGAGCAACCACCGCAAGATCCTGCAGCAGACGGTCCAGTCCAGCCTGGAATGCTTCCTGTTCTTGCAGCAGCCGGAGGAGGCTGAGACGTTCCTTCTCATGTACCACAACTCCCGTTCGAAGAGGCGCCTTTTGAACGTCGACGCCTACAACATCGTGATGCGCAGCTGGGCGAGGAAG GGCTGCTTGCAGCGCGTCCACCAGCTGTTTTCCATGCTGGTGTCCGCCGGCCTCCAGCCCAGCCTGGACTCGTACGCGGCGGCGCTGGAGTGCATGGGCCGGAGCCAGGTGCCCGCCAAAGCCATCCAGAG ATGTGTGAAGCAGCTGAAGAACGATGGCTTCGTTGTGGACGAGCTCTTCCAAAAGTGCCTGTttgaggaagatgagaaggaGAAGGTGCTGAGAGCCATCAGGATCGTCCAGCCCAAGTACCAGCTGCCCCCTCCACCCCGCCCCAAGATCTGCAAGTCTTCTCTGCTCCGGGCCTTCTACTCCAGA ACGACGATGCCGTACCCCAAGCTGGATTTCTCTGTGCAGGAGTTGCAGGAGcgctttcagcagcagctggagatggaGCTGGACAACACCGTAACCATCGAGTCGGTGGAGTCAACCAAACCTCTGACCCCGCAAGCCATTAAAGCG CGCGAGCTGCTGGCCACCCTTCGATCCCAGTGGCATGACTCCATCCTCCGGGCCCTGCAGAAGTCGAAGCACAACATGTCCAAGCTCCCGATGGCATCGGGGTACAACATTCTCTACCCCTACCTGTGCCTGCTGCCGGACGAGGAGTACGTGGCCATCATGATGCAG GTCCTCAACACCCTCTCTCCACAAGGAGAGTCCCTGGCTGTCCTGGCCCGGGACCTGGGCTCCAAAGTCTACAACCGATACGTCACCCAGAGGAAGCTGCGCAGCCGCCAGCTGGAGAAGGTGCAGGAGGTCTACAAGGGCTACATCGGTCTGCTGGCCAGGGACAGCCGG CCCCACGAGTACTTGCCGCGGGAATACTGGGAGAAGCTGGTGGTGGAAGCCGGCTTTGGGCCTTCCCTGAAcctgaaggactgcagctggCCGTACGTGATCCTCATGCGCCTGGGCATGCacctgctggagctgctggtgcagGCTGTCAGGGTGCCCAGGAACATCCTCAATCCCCGCCTGGAGCCCCGGCTCATCCCTGTCCTCTACCACATCTACTCCTTCCGCAGCACCTGGCAG GTCGGGCTGATAAAGCCCCATCCCATCTTCTCCCAGCTTGTGTCGAACGCTGCAGAGACCACGCTGACCTTTAACTCCTCTGTCATACCGATGCTGTGCCCGCCGGTGCCCTGGACCTCCCCCCATTTTGGTGCCTTTGTCCTGAATGACACCAAGCTGATGCGCTTTGTGGACGGGGCCGtccagcaccagctgctcctgGAGCAGTGTCCTCCGGTCAACCTCCACCCCGTGCTCGATGCCCTCAACCAGCTGGGCAACTGCGCCTGGAAGATCAACCAGCCTGTGCTGGATATCATCATCTCCATCTTCAACGACAAAGGCAACGAGAAGCTGGACATCCCGCCCCCTGTCTCGGAGGCCCccaggcctcctgctgctcccGGCAATTCCGCCACCGGCAACAAGTCCCacaagcaggagctgctgctgtgcaagAAGAAGGCGGCTGAAATGCACAGCTTGCGCATGGACgcgctctacaagctctccatcGCCAACTACGTCAGGGACAAGGTGTTCTGGTTTCCCCACAACATGGACTTCCGAGGCAGGACTTACCCTTGCCCACCTTATTTCAACCACCTCGGTAACGACGTCACCCGGGCCATCCTGCTTTTCGCAGAGGGAAGGCCGCTGGGGCCCAAGGGCCTTGACTGGCTGAAGATCCACCTCATCAACCTCACGGGGCTGAAGAAGAAGAACGCCTTGAGGGAGCGGCTGGAGTACGCCAACGAAATCATGGAGGAGATCCTGGATTCGGCCGACCGCCCGCTGACG GGCAGGAAGTGGTGGATGAACACCGACGAGCCCTGGCAAGCCTTGGCCTGCTGTATGGAAATCGCCAAAGCCTCGAGGTCCCCGGATCCAGCAGCCTACGTCTCTCACTTCCCAGTTCACCAG GACGGCTCTTGCAATGGTCTGCAGCACTACGCGGCGCTCGGCCGGGACCTTATTGGCGCCGTGTCCGTCAACCTGATGCCCTGCGGCGTCCCCCAGGATGTCTACAGCGCGGTGGCCCAGCAG GTGGAGGAGTTTCGGAAGAAGGATGCTGAGCAGGGGGTGAAGGTGGCCCAGGTGCTGCAGGGCTTCATCAGCCGCAAGGTGGTGAAGCAGACGGTGATGACGGTGGTGTACGGCGTCACGCGCTACGGCGGGCGGCTGCAGATGGAGAAGCGTCTCAAGGAGATCGAGTTCCCTGAG gaATACTTGTGGGAAGCATCTCACTACCTGGTAAAGCAGGTGTTCAACGGCATCAAGGAGATGTTCTCAGCGACTCGAGACATCCAG AACTGGCTGACGGAGAGCGCCAAGCTCATCGCCCAGTCGGGACAGACGGTGGAGTGGGTCACGCCGCTGGGTCTCCCCATCGTGCAGCCCTACTACCGCTCCAAGCCCACTGTG CTGAATTGCAGTATGCAGACCTTGACTGTGAAAACCTTCAATGGCAACCA GAAGCCCGACACGGTGAAGCAGAAGAACGCCTTCCCACCCAACTTCATCCACTCCCTGGACTCCACGCACATGATGCTCACGGCTCTGCACTGCCTCAG ACAGGGTCTGACCTTCGTCTCGGTCCACGATTGCTACTGGACTCACGCGCTCACCGTGGATGTCATGAACCAG ATCTGTCGGCAGCAATTCGTGGCTCTGCACAGCGAGAAGATCCTGCAGGATCTGTCCAAGTTCATGGTGGAGAAGTACTGCAG CCCTGACAGAGAGATGAGAGCCCTCTGGCAGAgtaaactgatggagcagctgtCGAATGTCCCCAAGACAG